From Harpia harpyja isolate bHarHar1 chromosome 21, bHarHar1 primary haplotype, whole genome shotgun sequence, one genomic window encodes:
- the FOXL3 gene encoding forkhead box L3 isoform X2 codes for MFDNTQYPYNCFNYDGDDYPTCSSDEEKKFTRPAYRSNQRAWQNSIRHNLSLNSCFVKVPRTEGNEKGKGNYWSFATGCESMLDLFENGNYRRRRRRRNVKREHKEQRPSRGKSPSSPDMSSMDSALNNISSSESKHERTESGPRLLEPRGFAPNSVTNRQSLSNSSLAKSDSEIKFSIDYILSAPDPLPVVRSQYNRQENKYHLLEAQQINLQFWTM; via the exons ATGTTTGACAACACGCAGTACCCCTATAACTGCTTTAATTATGATGGGGATGATTATCCTACCTGTAGTTCTGACGAAGAGAAAAAATTCACCAGACCGGCGTACAG ATCAAATCAAAGAGCCTGGCAGAACTCCATCCGACATAACTTATCGCTTAACAGTTGTTTTGTAAAG gttCCCAGAACAGAAGGGaatgagaaggggaaaggaaactATTGGAGCTTTGCAACGGGATGCGAATCCATGCTGGATCTCTTTGAAAACGGGAATTACAGGCGAAGACGGAGGAGGAGGAACGTGAAAAGGGAACATAAGGAGCAGAGACCAAGCAGAGGGAAAAGTCCTTCATCCCCCGATATGTCTTCTATGGACTCCGCTTTAAacaacatttcttcttctgaaagtAAACACGAAAGAACTGAATCAGGCCCAAGACTGCTGGAGCCTCGTGGGTTTGCTCCAAACAGCGTGACCAACAGGCAAAGCCTAAGCAATTCCTCCTTAGCAAAATCAGATTCTGAAATTAAATTCAGCATCGATTACATCCTCTCAGCCCCTGACCCTTTGCCTGTCGTGAGATCTCAATATAAtaggcaagaaaataaatatcatCTCCTGGAGGCCCAGCAAATTAATCTCCAGTTCTGGACAATGTGA
- the FOXL3 gene encoding forkhead box L3 isoform X1, with product MFDNTQYPYNCFNYDGDDYPTCSSDEEKKFTRPAYSYIALIAMAIQQSPSNKVTLSGIYDFIMKKFPYYRSNQRAWQNSIRHNLSLNSCFVKVPRTEGNEKGKGNYWSFATGCESMLDLFENGNYRRRRRRRNVKREHKEQRPSRGKSPSSPDMSSMDSALNNISSSESKHERTESGPRLLEPRGFAPNSVTNRQSLSNSSLAKSDSEIKFSIDYILSAPDPLPVVRSQYNRQENKYHLLEAQQINLQFWTM from the exons ATGTTTGACAACACGCAGTACCCCTATAACTGCTTTAATTATGATGGGGATGATTATCCTACCTGTAGTTCTGACGAAGAGAAAAAATTCACCAGACCGGCGTACAG ctaCATTGCCTTAATTGCAATGGCCATCCAGCAAAGCCCTTCAAATAAAGTCACCCTCTCTGGCATTTATGACTTTATAATGAAGAAATTTCCTTACTACAGATCAAATCAAAGAGCCTGGCAGAACTCCATCCGACATAACTTATCGCTTAACAGTTGTTTTGTAAAG gttCCCAGAACAGAAGGGaatgagaaggggaaaggaaactATTGGAGCTTTGCAACGGGATGCGAATCCATGCTGGATCTCTTTGAAAACGGGAATTACAGGCGAAGACGGAGGAGGAGGAACGTGAAAAGGGAACATAAGGAGCAGAGACCAAGCAGAGGGAAAAGTCCTTCATCCCCCGATATGTCTTCTATGGACTCCGCTTTAAacaacatttcttcttctgaaagtAAACACGAAAGAACTGAATCAGGCCCAAGACTGCTGGAGCCTCGTGGGTTTGCTCCAAACAGCGTGACCAACAGGCAAAGCCTAAGCAATTCCTCCTTAGCAAAATCAGATTCTGAAATTAAATTCAGCATCGATTACATCCTCTCAGCCCCTGACCCTTTGCCTGTCGTGAGATCTCAATATAAtaggcaagaaaataaatatcatCTCCTGGAGGCCCAGCAAATTAATCTCCAGTTCTGGACAATGTGA